ACCTGCATGAGGTAGCAGCCCCGCCTCATTCTCAGCCCACCTTCCGCACATGGGTTGCGCAGGAGATTCCTGCGGAGGCTGCACAAGAAGTAGAAGATCTTCCAGTCAGCCACGGGCTGGTCCCAGTCCTTGGTGATGAAGCCCTCGTGCAGGCTCTTGCGCTTCCAGAGGGTTGCCACATCAATGAGGTCCCGCCAGAGGCTGCAGACAGGGCGGCAACACAGCAGCAGCTGGCGGGCGGGCACGTGTGTGAACAGCTCCAGCAGGATGTTCTCCGGCAGCTCGTTGATGCTGACCAGGGCCATGGCAGTGGAGTGTGCTTTCAAGCCTGCAGGGGACAGCAGCAGTGAGCCCTGAACAGGGAGGCAGAGGTCCCCAGGGACTGACTCCTTCCCTCCTGTCAGGagcactggggatggaacccagggcctcatgcaattCTGCTGAGCCACGCCCCGGGCAAGGAAGCATTTCTGAGGGTCCTTCCAGGACACAGGTAGTCACATGTCACACACATTTGGAAAAGTGCAGTGAAGATATTAAGTCTTTAGGGACAGAGGGAGACACCATGGCCTgaatctgtagtcccagctaggATGGCCTGAGCCCCAGGGGTTTCAGGCCAGTGAGGGTAACAGGCCAACCTGTGTATCACAAGGAGATCtagtttcaaaaaaagaaagaaagaaaaaaaaggttaaagtaaaatctttagagacaaatttttaattacatcacccaattaaaaaataattgctagccaggtgtgatggtacaagcctataatcccagtactcaaaaagtggaggcaggaggatcatgagttccaggctagcctgggttatataatgagaaaacaaataaataaaaatattgcttCTTTGTGAAGCCAGTTGGCCAGGTGATAGATTTTATGTGGGTCACATTGTTGTCTGCAAGTTCTTTGAAGGTTTTGGTGACTCTGTTCTTTTAATGCTGTGACTACACTGTCAGAATACATAATCTTGCTTATATTCCCAGACTCACTGGTGATCACTGGATCAGCAGCTGGGACACAGTGACCCTTCCCCTGCTGTTCACTTTGACCTGAACACGTCAGCGAGATGACACACTAATCAGGGCTAGGCGGGCCAGGAATCTGGCCTGGGAGCTTCTGGCTATCCCTATACTTGCCCCTGGTGGGTGGGGGTGGCCTGGGCCACAGCAGGGCTCTGTGCTGTCACTCAGAAGGGCCTCATCTGCTCCCACCTGGGTGAGAGAATGTCCTCTACCTACATGGCAGGGGGAGGGGACGGGGGACAGATTTTCTGGCTTCTTCTGATTCCCCATAGCCTTGACCAAAGCTCTTGTCCATGCGAGCGCACAGTCTGGGTCTGCTCAGGGAGGAGTGTGTTAACATGGTAGAGAAAATCcagcaagcaaataaacaagaagTTTGAGCCTTGTGAAAAATCCTTGCTAGGAAAAAGCAAAATCCAACAGTGTGGCCAAGTCTTCTAACTAtaaacagttttaattttttttttatgtgaaacTTGACTATTTAAAAATGTTGACAACTCTTGCAGGCCGTGGTtgttcacccctgtaatcccaacacttgggaggctgaggcagaggaggaTATTGAGTTCAAGGGCAACCTGGACTGCACAGTGacttccagggcagcctggactacatagtaagctctggtctcaaaaaaaaccaaaaaccaaaaaacaaagaaaaagttgaCAACTTTCTAAAAGCTCTGTTTAGACCAAGTAAGTCTTAGGTACAAATGCTTCCCAATGCAGCATCCAGTAAAGTCCTCAGCTGCGCTGGTGGCATCCACCCTCCCCCCcttactggggttcgaactcggGGCCTCGCGCTGGCTGGGCAGGCGCGCCGtcgcttgagccacgcccctgtcccccaccccgcccccggGGCCTGGCGCGTAGGGAGGGTGACTCCAGCGCCGTCCTGGGCGTTTCTGGTGGAAAGTCCTCGCCGGCCCCGGACGCCGCCTGCCATCGACCCACCCGGGGCCAGGCGGGGTCATGCTCTGGCCGGTCCCCGTCCCCTCCCCGCTCTTACTGTGCCCATGTCTCCAAGCTGAAGCCAAGGCGCGGCCGGGGAGCTCGGCGCCGTCCCCGATCCCCAGGCGCGCGGGGCCGGAGGTCCCGTTACCGTCCTCGGCCGGGCGCCCCACGCACGGCCAGGCCCGCAGTGGGCGGCAGGCCCGGCGAGACGGCGTGGGACCCGCGGGGGACCGGCCTGTGCCAGCGTCTCTGGGCCCGCGGCCGCCCGTCCCGCTCCCGGCTCCCGCGTGCGCTGCGCCGACCCCGCCGGGATGCGACCTGGGCGCCGGGCCGAGCTCCGGTCGGGCTGAGCCTGGGCCGCGGCGGCCGACGTCGTCCGCTGTCGTCTGCTGTCGCCACGCCCCGGCCGCGTCACGCGCCGCGCCCCGGCCGCCCGGCGCCCCTCCCCGGCCGCGCGATGAGGAGCCCTGGGGGTCCCGGGGCCCCGCCGCGCTGCCGCAGCCCCGGATCCCGCGTTTCCCGGGCTTCCGCCTCCCGCTCCGGCACTAGGCAGCCGGTACCCACCTCGGCTCGCTTCCTTCCCCAGCCGAGGACGCCGGCTGCCGGGAATCCACCCCACCCACGTCACGCCTTGACCTTTTTCACCTGTCCCTCCGCGCAGTCGGCGGTGGGGCCGGTTTTCCACCCTGGAACTAGCCACGGGGCCTCCCCGGAGGACCAGAGCCTACCTCAGGGCTTCCGGGCCCTTTCCAGGCCTAGAATAActcagattaaaaaacaaaacggaacaaaacaaaacaaaaacctcattgGGTTTTTGTCAGGGctaaattcattaatttcttcatttaacaaacatttattaagcatcttatctattttttccagtgggactggaatttgaactcagggctttgtgcttacaaagtaggcactctaccacttgaaccacacctctggtccattttgctctggtaattctGGAGGTGGGGtctctaactatttgccctggcttgatcctcccaagtagctgggattacaggtgtgagccacaggcacccagtttAAAGCACCTATTTGATATCACCACCAAGGACTCCATAGGCTGAGCACTGCCCAAGGGGGCTGGCCCAGGCCAAATCAGTTCCAGTCAGGGCTAGTGGGTGGTGGTCCCTGCCCACCCTGGCTTGGTCCTTGTCTAGTTCATTGCTGAGTCAGATAGTTGAATTTAatgagtatttattgagcatgttctgtgtgccagacactgttctaaatGTTTTGCACTCACCAATGTCAGCAAAGCTATTGGCGAAGAGTGACATCAGAAACCTGTGTCTGGGTGGCATGACTCACACAGTGCCAAGGGCTGCCCAGAGAAACCCACACACTCAGCCCCCAGTGCCAGAGGCAGGGCTGCAGGGCTGCAGGGCTGTGGGGAGGACAAGGTGTCTGCCACGCGGAGGGGTCCACCTGTGACCTGGGGTCTGCAATGGTCTGGCTTTTGAAAGGTTGCCCCCTCTGAACCATTGCAAAGAAGGAATACCACTATCCCTGTGGGGCAGGCCCACCTGAGTGCCCTTCTCAACGCAAGCCACAGGGCACAGAAGGGAACACTTTTTTATTTGGCTGCATGGAGGAGGACCAGGGTGGACAGGGCTGCCTTCCGGCAGCGGGGCATGGTGGAGGCTGGGTGGCTGGGGGCTTAAATCATCTCCAAGCCACAGGGAGCCTGGCCTGGGTTTGGAGGTGAACATGTGGTGCTGGgacgccccctccctttctccaggGCTCCGGTGCCCAGTCTgcgccctccccaccccccagctaCCCCAGATCACCCTAAGGAGCATTCCCTGGGTCCTTGGGGCCTTGTGCCACCTGACACCTGTCTGGCTTCTAGGACTTCAATGATAGTCAGGACAGTCCCTACCCAGCCTGGACCTCACCCCATCCTGGGCCTATCTTGTCCATTTCAAACCAGGTCTGAACATCAGGACCAGAGCCCCTCTTCTGAATAGGCGGGCAGAGGGCTTAAAGACCTCAGAAGGTAGCGGTACAGAAGACAGATGGGCCACCAGAGCCCCCTGCCACTCTCAGATCTGTCCGAAGTGCAGGCTGGCCCGCCATTGTCTGTAAGTCAAAGGCAGTCACAGGCTCGCCCAGTGTTCTGCCTGTCCCTCTCCAAGGGCTCCCAAAGAATACAGAGAGAAAGATGTGtgtgggagagggtggggtgggtaGACTTGTAGATCTGGGTGGGCATCCAAGTTTGGAGACCCCTCTCTGAGCAGCCTGGGGACAACCTGCACCTCCCTCCCCTCAGATGCTCCATCTCTTAGCTGGGCCCAGCAGGCCTCCCTGAAGGCATCAGGTCAGGACCTCAGTGGAGAGTGGGACTCACAGCATTTGAGGGCTACCCAGACTAGGGGCTCCACAAACAGGTGGCCGGGGAtgcctgacttccacctcccCTTCCCACGCCTGGCCCTTCTCTGACAGCCATTTACCAGTCAGGGTTCAGCAGATGGGAGCTTGGAGGGCGTCAGGGCAGTGCGGGCCTGATGGTGATGCTGCTGTTGGTGACCCTCGGGCCGTACCAGCCTGCCCAGTAGTGAGTGTCCACGCCGCCGTGCTGAAACCAGATGTAGCGGACGCCGGGTGGGTAGTTGGAGAACGTGTGAGAGACCTAGAGGGTAGGCAAAGGAAGGGGAGAGGTCAAGGGGACTGGTCCTGAGGCCAGCACTTCCCCGGGCGGGGGGGGTGGTCAACGGAGCCAGAAAGGTGTGTTTTTAGGGTTGGACCAGGATCAGCAGGTGGAATGCTGGGTTTAGCTCTGTAATGTTGGGCAAACCATCTTAGTTatctgtgtctcagttttctcatcagtaaaatggtgCCCAGTCCACTCCACAGGATTATCCCAGCGCTCAAAGGAACTAAAAGAAACTGCTGGCTGCCAGAGGATGTCCAATGAGGTCATCACCAGGCACATGTATctatttaagttaaaattaactaaaattaggtaaaataaaaagttttgttAATCAGTCATACTAGAAACTACTGACTGTTAGTAAGGGTTTAACAGTCCCAgctttgctaaataaatctttgctgctcttcaaacaaaacaaaacacccagttTCACATGGCTGCTGGCTACTATCCTGGCTAGTGAAGATGTGAACGGTATCTATCACTGCAGGAAGTCCTACTGGACAGTGCTGCTCTAGATCAGGGGTTGGTCAACTGCTGCCTGCAGGCCTGCCTCctacttttgtaaataaagctttattggaacacagtcgtGCCCACTTGCTTACATGTTGCCTAAGGATGTTTTCAAGTAGAGCTGAGGGTTGAGGAATTGTGGTAGATTCAGGAGATCCTTTTGAAGCCTAAGATATCTGTACCTGGCCTTTTAAGACAGTATgtgcagggctggaggtgtggtcaggtggtagagcacctgtctagcaagagtaaagccctgagttaagctgcagtaccaccaaaaaaaaaaagtgcaatacATGTCCAGATCCAGAAGCTCTTCAATTTACCACGGGGTGTTGTCCAGATAAACCTGTAGGGTGAAATTGCCGTACACTGGGACTGCATTTAATTGTCTGATGAGCCTGATAAACCCACCATACGTTGGAAAAATCCTAAATCAGCCGCGtactgcctgtaatcctagctactcaggaggcagagatcaggagagtcacagttcgaagccagccccaagcaaattttttgtgagaccctaccttgaaaaaacccatcacaaaaaaagggctggcagaatggctcaagtggtagaatgcctgcctagcaagtgttggggccttgagttcaagccctactaccgcaaaataaagaaagaaagaaagaaaagaaaaattctaagtgAAACTGTAAGTCCAGTCTCCTGGACATGGGGTGGGGTCATACCTGTTAAATCCACAGTAAGATCAAAAATCACCCACTATAGTCATAATTAATATTAGCAATTAGTTATGGTCAacttttctgaaagttttttGATTTTGCATCTTAATTTTTTGTTGgactagggactgaacccaggcctcacacatgctagacaagctctctatgtgccccaaccccaccccacTGTTCTGAGCATTTTCTGGATCTGGCTCTGCCAGCACCCTgtggctgacctctctcagacCTCTAAGACAGAAACATTGTCGTTCCCATTTTACAGTGAAGCTACTGAGGCTCAGAGCCACCAAAGCCCAGGTGAGAAGGGACTAAGCTTGGATCTGATCCCAGGCCTGTCTGACTGCAGCCTCAGGCTTGAGGGGGGCCTGCCCTTTCCCTCCAGGGCCCACATACCTCCCTCCACTTGGCATCGCTCTTCTGTTGAATTGTCACTGGGTCTGGCTGGAAGGTCCCCAGAGGTGCGTGGGCAGATGACAGTAGTTGGACGCACAGCTGGTACTTGGACCCGCAGTCTGGCCTGGCTGCGAACCTGTAGGCAGAGGGAGGGTCAGTCAGGGCCTGGGAGatggggggcagggtgggggtagggggccTGAGTGGCAGGTCCCCCACCCCAGACCCTCGCCCCAGGCACTCACCAGTCCTTGACCTCGATGTCCGGCCGGGTGGTGTCCATCAGTTCCTCCCAATACCCTTCGGCCTTGAGGTCCACCACCTGGGACTTGAGGCAGGTGCTGGGGGCAGGCAGAGGAGTGGACGGGACTGGGGTTCATCAGCAGGGCACTGGGACCTAGGCTGCCCTCCCCGGGGTGGGAGAGACCCTTGGATGCAGTGTCTTGGGCACCCCCCCACACCAGAGACCCCCAGATCTTACTAATAAGaagtcacgaagtatttcttGACCTGGTCATTGGGGAATTCCTTCCTCTGGTCTTTAGAGAGATCCTCCACCTTCCATTCATCACCTCCATTCACATCCAGGCTCCAGAACTCAAATCCCTCTGGTGGAAAAGCAGGGTTCACCATGCCGGAAGTGCCTCAGTggtccccttccttcccctcttctccgAGGACCTCAGCAGCTGCCCTCTACCCCCAAGTTGTGGGTCACTGCAGATCCACTGCTCACTTCCACATCAGGTAAGTGATTTCCACCGAGAATCCTGGATGAAACAAGATATGAACCACCAGACTCCTTCTGTGATGGAGAACACGGTCCTGGACTGGACAGACCCAAATCTCCTACTGGTTCTACCAACACTGAGCTGTGTGGCTTCAGACAAGTTGCTTTCTCTCTGAGCCTTGGCCTTCTCTGTAAACTAGAGTCAAGAACAGGAGCTGGGAGTTggacactagtggctcatgcctgtaatcccagctacttgaggggttgaaattggaaggatcatggttccaggccagcctgtaccaaaagttcatgagaccccatctcaacatatagctgggtgtggtgtcataCACCTGTCGTCCTGAGCTGCGTGgtaggtggagatggggaggattgccaTTGTAGACCAGCCCAGCATAAAAGgtttgtgagaccacatctcaatggagaaaagctgggcaCACACCCTCCTGCACTAGGAGGACCAcagtgcaggccagcctgggctaaaagtAAGACCttctctccaaaataatcagggcAAAAAGgcttggaagtgtggctcaagtggtagagtacctgcctagcaagctcaaagccctgagttcaaaccccaaaacaaccaaaagaaaaagaacaggggctagaaaactttctttttttgctggtactggggtttgaactcagggcctcacacttgctaggaaggtgctatACCCCTTGTAAACCTAACTCttttttatgtcaggtatttttgaggtagggtttcagcaaacccggggctggctttgaactactcttaatctctgcctcctgagtagctaggattacaggcatgagccactggactGGGATACTTGCTGCAAAGTGTATTTTAGCTTCTGTGGGCCACTTACTATCCCTATTACTTATTTTTGGctttgggagtactggggtttgaattcagggctttgtgcttgctagttaggcactctaccacttgagttacacctccagctcttttttgctttatgttatttttttcagatagggtcttaagtttttgcccaggctgaacttgGAGCTTGATTGATcactcctacctatacctcccatgtagctgggatgaca
The sequence above is a segment of the Castor canadensis chromosome 7, mCasCan1.hap1v2, whole genome shotgun sequence genome. Coding sequences within it:
- the Fbxo44 gene encoding F-box only protein 44 isoform X4, producing MAVENINELPENILLELFTHVPARQLLLRCRLVCSLWRDLIDLVSLWKRKCLREGFITEDWDQPVADWKIFYFLRSLHRNLLHNPCAEEGFEFWSLDVNGGDEWKVEDLSKDQRKEFPNDQHLPQVPGGGPQGRRVLGGTDGHHPAGHRGQGLVRSQARLRVQVPAVRPTTVICPRTSGDLPARPSDNSTEERCQVEGGLSHVLQLPTRRPLHLVSARRRGHSLLGRLVRPEGHQQQHHHQARTALTPSKLPSAEP
- the Fbxo44 gene encoding F-box only protein 44 isoform X1, coding for MCGVTQLAPEIATGRRRRGGRASLGPKSPGGLAGKEVPSALPAHLPPGRWCSEAPTMAVENINELPENILLELFTHVPARQLLLRCRLVCSLWRDLIDLVSLWKRKCLREGFITEDWDQPVADWKIFYFLRSLHRNLLHNPCAEEGFEFWSLDVNGGDEWKVEDLSKDQRKEFPNDQHLPQVPGGGPQGRRVLGGTDGHHPAGHRGQGLVRSQARLRVQVPAVRPTTVICPRTSGDLPARPSDNSTEERCQVEGGLSHVLQLPTRRPLHLVSARRRGHSLLGRLVRPEGHQQQHHHQARTALTPSKLPSAEP
- the Fbxo44 gene encoding F-box only protein 44 isoform X2, which produces MAVENINELPENILLELFTHVPARQLLLRCRLVCSLWRDLIDLVSLWKRKCLREGFITEDWDQPVADWKIFYFLRSLHRNLLHNPCAEEGFEFWSLDVNGGDEWKVEDLSKDQRKEFPNDQVKKYFVTSYYTCLKSQVVDLKAEGYWEELMDTTRPDIEVKDWFAARPDCGSKYQLCVQLLSSAHAPLGTFQPDPVTIQQKSDAKWREVSHTFSNYPPGVRYIWFQHGGVDTHYWAGWYGPRVTNSSITIRPALP